The Bacillus sp. F19 DNA segment ACTAATAACGAAAGACTTGCTGCGAGATCAGCAAGTCTTTCTCTTATTTTATCGTTCCTTGAGCCTGTATAAAACAATATCTCCATAAACAGGATCAAAAAGAGGATTTGAATGAAACTCCTTTATTTTTTCAAGCTGATCCTGCTGGTTTCCCCCTGAATTGTCGCCTGATAATAGTTTTCAATAAGTCCTTCGTCATTATAATAGAGAATGATTCTCATTGTTAATATAATTTTCATATTCTGTCAATGGGAGTGATCCTTATTTCAAAGCTTTCAGCCACTTTCTCTGTCTGATTCCGCATGAGAAATACAAGATAGACGAAACCCCGGCAATGCCTGAGGAACCATACCAGATAATAGGATTCTGTAAATGGTATCCCGCAAAGAAACCAGCTATTCCAATAAAGCATAAAAAGAAATGCCGGCGTTTTTGGTTTTCATAGATCTTAAAAACAAAATCCTTCTTCTGCATTCTTTCTTCAAGATCGAGCCGCCTTTTTGGTGCGTCAAGCAGCCCTGCCAACAAAGGAACAAATTGAAAAAACGGGAGAGCAGAAACCCATTTTAAAAGGAGCTTCCATTGATTCGGTGAATTATGTTTCATCCAATCTATAAATACCGGTTTAATAACGTCCAGAGTTTCTTTGCCAGGCAATAGAGAGTGAATGATCCCTTCAACAGCCGCAATTGAGCGTCCTAAAAAAACAAATCTTGTGGGAACTTGAACAGGGAGTGATTTGACCATTTCATTCACTTCTTTATTTAGTGCAATCATATCGAGCTCTTTCAGCTGGCTAAATTGAAATGACAGCGCCTCTTCAAGAAGGTTTTCAATTGTCGCAAGGTTTGCGCCTGGAAGTAAAAAACCAAGCTTCGATAGACTGTCTGCAGCCTTAGAATAATTTTTGAGCAATATTGCCTCTAGAAGTTCCTGAAAAAGAGCTGCATCTTTTTTAGATATTTCTCCAATCATTCCAAAGTCAAGCAGGATGATGGTTCCATCCTCTTTCAAAAGGACATTTCCCGAATGAGGATCAGCATGGAAGATGCCCGCTTGAAGCCACTGCGGAAGAAAAATTCCAACTAGGTTCTCTGCAGCATCCAACCTGTCAATATGATGGGCTTCAACAAATTCAGTATCCGTTACCCGCCTGCCTTCCACCCATTCCATAACAAGTACTTTCGAGGTGGAAAGCTCATCATACACGGAGGGAATGATAAGCTTATCCGTGTTTTTAAACCGTTCCCGGAAGAAGCAGGCTGACTCCTTCTCCTTTACAAAATCAAGCTCCCTCTCAATGACTTGCTTAATCTCTTTAAAAAGCAGGTTAAAATCAATAAACCCTTTAGGCACAGGGGCAAAGCGGCGGGCAAACCAAAAAATGATGGAAAGAGAGCGAAAATCCACGTCCACAATCGATCTGATCGCTGGACGCTGAACTTTTATGGCAACTTCTGATCCATCCAGGAGCCTGCCCCTGAAAACCTCTCCAATTGAAGCGGAAGCGACCGCTACGTTATCGATGGATTGCAATTTGTCTTCAACCAGGCCTCCCCACTCATTTTCAAGCACTTCTTTTATCTCTTTCCATTGCGAAGGAGGAACATGATCAACAAGATCCTGAATTTGCCGGATAAATCCATTCGGCAGCAGATCTGCGCGAATACTCAGCAGCTGCCCTGCCTTAATCAGCAACCCTTTTAATTCGAATAGGATTTCACGAAAACGGCATCCTGTCTTTTCCCAGAACCTTTCCCACTCTTCTTCCGATTTCCGGCTGATCCTGTACCAATAGACTTGTATAAAAATAGAGAACGCAAATGAGAGAATCTTCCACATTCGATAAGACTTACTGTGATTTTTCATTTATCTTCCCCTCCGCTTAGTGAATCAAGTGTTATTCCCTTATCAAATACTGACTCATCATCTCAAGCATCATTGCCATCACCCGTTCATATTCAGAGCCGATTTCCTGCTTCTGCAGCGCCAGCAGAAATATACTTTTCAGCAATGCTGCTACAGTCTCTGGATGATGATCGTTCAAATATCCGTCCTCTTTCCATGAAAGAACTAATGCTCCGATTTCAAGATCATCATTTTGTGTATGAGCTTCCACTTGTTCCTTTGGCAAAGTTCGCAACAGATGATGCATTTCTTCCGAATTCATTTTTCCCATTAACGGATTTTCATCTATAAATGTAAGAGCTCCTTTCATTTTTGTTTGAAAGCTCTCCCTTGGTGAAAGTCCCTGAACAAGAAGATCACTGAAAAATGTCTTTCGCATCTCTTTTTCAAGATCCTCCAAGATTTCGAAGAACATCACTTCTTTCGATGGATAAAATTTATAAAAAGCCCCTTTTGATATTCCGGCTGCTCTCGTTAAATCCTCAACGTTTGTTTTGCGAATCCCATGAAGTTCAAGCATTTCTTTGCCTTTTTCTAGCAATGCTTTTTTGATTCTTTGTTTTTCGTGTTCTGTAAATGCTCTTGGCATTGTATTCAATCCTCTCTGAATCTTTGTGACTTATTTGTTTTTATAGTCACATAATACTTTTAAAATCCATTTTAATCCATCTTTTTCTTTCGACAAATAAAAAAAGCCTGCCCGAATCCGAGAAGACTTTCAATCATCAGTTATTGATATATTTCTCAAAAACCTCGCCAAAATCTTTAATATGATATTGCTCGCGTACAGAAGTCATCCACGTAAAGCCAAAGTCGGTTAAATCTCGGTAAGTATCGGATAGCTTGTTATTGTCCGTTCTTGAATTTTGAAGGATATTAACAGCTTTATCCAGACTGCTTGATGCCATATCTATGTATATAGCATTTTCATGTGTTATTTCAGCAATGCGAAGGAGAGATTTATATAAATCCTTCAGCTGTTCAATTTGATCTTTCCTTACATCAATATCAAACCTTTGGCTGCCGAGGCTGAATTTTATTTCTACATCCATATCAATTTTTCCTGCTGTTTCAAGCAGTACATCTGAAAATTTATACTGTGCGTAAGGATAACGTTTTAATGTTCTTTTAGAAGAAACAGCATTTGCACCGTCTACGTGAATAAAAGAAAGATTTGTAAAGCAGTATTCATCTGCCTTCGTCTTAATTAAAAAATAGATCTTCTCATTATCCTCATGCATCACATAATCATCTGCATCCGTTTTGTCATAATCAGCCGGACTGATAATCGTACCAATATCGGATAACCCTAATGCCTCTGAAGCTAGTTTTTTAAACATGCCTTTTCATCCTTCCTTGTTTAGCATCTCCCTAATTTTAACAAGAGACTGTGAGATTGAAAACTGTTATTTATGCTTGCAAATGTTTGAGACACTTTTTCTAAATTAAAGAAAGACAATAAAAAAAACGTACACGTATTTCCGGCTCTGCATATCCTATTGAATAAACCTTTAGGAGAACTGTAGAGCAGGCGGTCAAGCTATGGGCAATAAAGATAAAGCGGTATTTGGAGCATGGATCCAGGCAATTGGAACAGTTACTGCAGCCGTTGGAAGCACACCCTCAAAAGTACTCACAGACCAGCAGCTTGAAAATTTAAATTTATGGGGAAATGTTCTGCAAGGCACTGGCAATGCTATACTCGCTGATACAGAAGAAACATTTAACTTAAATAAACTCGGGAATATCATTCAGGCAATCGGAAATTCAACAGTGATCACAGGAATCATCATTGATTTCAGTGAACGAACTCAAACACTCCTTGATGTTCAAGGTAATCTCCTGCAGGCAACAGGCGGCGGAGCGGCTCTTGCAGATGCATTTGGAGAGGAAAGATCGATAGAACAGTTATATAATATCTACGGCAATCTTCTGCAAGTCATAGGGAATTCAATGCAGGCCATAGCTGGAGGCATGGAGCTGCGGAATGAAGATCCGGGAAACCTCAACGTAGCCGGAAGCTGGATTCAGGCAATCGGTTCGATTATATCTGCCATTGGAGAGACAAAATACTGATACTAAAAAGGACACCCATTTCCTGGTGTCCTTTGCCCATTTTTCCCCTTGCCGCTACAACTATGTTGAATAAATACACTGTATTGTATTTAATAAGGATAGAAGCTTACTAATGAGGTGTGAAGAATGAATAAGACGGTCAGTTCAAATTACATACAGCAGCATCTTGCGAATGAAAGGACCTACCTCGCATGGATCAGAACTTCTATTGCTATTATCGGAATTGGATTTTTGATGACAAACATCCATTTTACCTTTTTGTCTAAGCTCTCCTCTCTTGCTGATGTGATCACAATAGGTACTGGTATAGTTTCTATCATCTCAGGAATTGCGATTGTCCTTTTTTCCACGTATGACTATCTGAAAAAGATGAAACAGATTGATGCCCAGACGTTTGAGCCTTCAAAAAATATTGTTATTTTTCTCTCTTTTATTATTTTAGTATTCATACTTGGGTTTGCATTTTATTTTATGATGATCATTTAACCAAAAAAGCAGCGGAATATAACCCGCTGCTGTTCTTATAAAATATCCATCCAAATCTTCAACGCAGTAGCAAAAATCACTACCGCCAGAATCATTTGAAGTACCTTCGTATTTACTTTTTTACCGGCAATCGCTCCAAGAGGAGAAGCAATTAAACTTGCGATAACCATGATTAGTGCAGGGTAATAGTCAACCTGGCCTGTGGTGATCTTTCCTACTGTTGCGCCAATAGATGAAATAAACGTGATGGCGAGGGAAGATGCAATCGTCATGCGTGTAGGAATCTTCAGCACAACAAGCATAATCGGCACCAATAAGAATGCTCCAGCGGCCCCTACTATACCGGATCCTGCACCTACAATTAAGGCAAGAACAGCAGCAAGCCATTTATTAAAAGTCACCTGATCAAGCGGAATATCATCAATCCCCTTTTTAGGAATAAACATCATAATGGCCGCAATCAATGCGAGGATACCATAGATGAGGTTGATGCCTTCCTCAGACATTGTCTTCGAACCAAATCCGCCGATAAAACTCCCGATTAGAATGCTTGCGCCCATATAAATGATCAGCGTTTTATTTAAGTATCCGCCTTTTCTGTATGCCCATACCCCTCCTATAGTTGCAAAGAAAACTTGAACAGCACTAATGCCTGATACCTCATGTGCACTGAAAGCCGTTAACCCAAACAACGGCGGAATATAGAGGAGCATGGGATATTTGATAATAGAGCCGCCAATTCCGAGCATACCAGAGATGTATGAACCGATAAAACCGATTAAGAAAATAACTATGATGAATGCAAAATCCATTGTTGTTCCTCTCCCTTATAAGAAAAGGGAACCCTATCCGGTTCCCTTCTATTTATGCTTTTTTAATCCAGAACTTGAACAAGCTATTTTCTTCCTCGTGTTTAATCAACTCATGTCCGCCTGATTTTGCCCATGCAGCGAGGTCATTTTTAGCCCCTTTATCTGTTGCATGAATTTCAAGCACCTGGCCGCTTTCAAGGTCATTCATTGCTTTCTTTGTTTTCACGATCGGCATCGGACATGCAAGTCCTTTTGCATCTAATACTTTTGCTGTTTCCATGTCTAAATTCCTCCTTTTATTTTAAATTATCTTACTGCACAGCGGTTTGGCCCAATTTCCATTTCACGCTGTTTTTCTTCATCAGGATTGATTTTCCCCATATTTGTGTTACGGATTTCCTGATAAGCATTTGGCTGAGGCGGTAAATTCTCCGTGACGAGCTTTCTAAATTCGTTTTCGTCTTCAATGTTCAAACCGTGGTTCTTTGCAAATAGTACTCCTAATTTTTCGGAAACACTGCCATCATCATTCAATTCATCTATAATCATAAAATGTGCCGGAAGAACAATCAACTCTACAGATAGCTCTTTATAGCGGGTATAAAGACTTTCTCTCAAATCTCCCACCCAGTCTTCTGCCATGCCTGCAAGATCAGGTCTTCCAATTGAATCAATGAATAAGATGTCTCCTGATAGCAGGAACTTCTCATCAATCACAAAGGATGTAGATCCAATTGTGTGGCCAGGAGAATATAGGGCATGAATGTTAATTGTTGTGCTTCCGATTGTTACATCTGTTCCGCCTTCTAATGGCTTGTATTCAAAAGTAACTTCACCTGCATCCTTTGTAGGCAGCCAGTATGCTGCATTCGTTTTTTCAGCGATGATTCTGCCGCCTGAAATATGATCGGCATGAAGATGCGTGTCAAATACATGTTTAATTGCTGCACCCTTTTCCTTTGCAAAATCAAGGTAAACATCTGTCATACGCGCAGAATCAATAACTGCCGCTTCATCATTAGAGATGATCATGTAAGAAAGACAGCCTTTGCCGATGCGGACGAATTGATAAATTTCGCCGCCTTCCTTTAAATCTCCAACTTTCACAGGCTCTAAGTGCTCACTCCAGGCTTTCATTCCGCCCTTTAGATAAGAAACAGTCAGTCCTTCCTCTGCAAGCATTTCGCCTACCATAATGGATGATCCTTCTTTCGCACATACAACTAACACTTCTTGATCCTCCGGAATGCTTCCCGTAATTTCTTCTACTCCATCAAGCAGATCAAAATAAGGGACATTCAAATAACTGAAGTTTTCACCTTCGATCTTCCAATCCTGAAAATCGCTTTCGTTGCGCACATCCAAAATAAATAAGGGTACTTTGTTAAACACTTTTTGTGTTACTTCTTTTGCGGTCATAGCTTGTAAAGTCATCTCATTTTACCCCCTACTGTATATTTTCAGTGAAAAAATTTATTATTGCATACTTTCCGTTTTTCCAGACCATTCGCTCATGCCCGGCACAACATTCACTACGTTCGTAAATCCATTTTCAGCAAGCTTTTGAGCTGCAAAATCACTTCTGCTTCCTGTACGGCATACTACGTAAATTTCATCTTCTTTATTTAACTCGTTCAAACAGTCTTCAAGTTTCCCAAGCGGAATTGAGATGGCATTTGGAATGTGATGGAAAGCATATTCCGCTTCTTCACGAACGTCGAGTACGACAATGTTACCTTCTTCAAGCTTCTGTTCAAGCTCCTCATTGCTGCTTACATTTGGATACTTTCTTTCAATCGTTTCCTCGCTTGATGACTTTCTTAAATAATGCATCATGACTGCTCCATCTTCAATTGTGCCAATATACTGATGACCTGAACTTCCAGCCCATGCTTTTATGTCCGCCTTTGATCCTTTATCTGTTGCCAGAACCAGAAGAACCTGACCTGCTTCTAAATCCTTCATTGCCTTTTTCGTTTTTACGATTGGCATTGGACATGCAAGTCCTTTTGCATCTAAAATGATATCCGTTTTTAATGAGTTCATGAATAACTCCTCCTATTTACCTGATGGGGTATATTTTAAAGTAAAAAAATTTATTCCGTTTTCCTATCCCAATCAAGCATGCCGCCTGTCATATTAATGACCTTAAATCCTTGGCCTTCAAGAAATTGTGCGGCACGTGCGCTTCTTCCTCCAGATCGGCAAACCATTGTATATTCCTTTGATTTATCAAGCTCATGCATGCGGAATTCTAACAGGCCTAACGGAATGTTTGCTGCTCCAGGAATTTTCCCTGATGCTGCTTCATCTACTTTACGCACATCAATGACATTTAAAGAATCTAATGCATTTTCTGCTTCTTTTGCAGTCAATTGTTTCATGTTCTTTCCTCCTTAATTCCAGGCGTTCAAGCCGCCTTTTACATTTGTTACCTCTTTAAATCCTAACTTTTTCAGTGTTCTGCCTGCTTTTTGGCTTCTCATACCGCTCTGGCAGATGACGATAACCTCTTGATCCTTTGAAAGCTGATTTACTTTTTGTGTTAATTGATGAAGAGGAATATTTGTGAATCCTTTTAGGTGATTTCCTTTAAACTCTCCAGGTGTACGCACATCAATAAGATGTTTGTTTTTATTCTTCAATTCGGACTTTAGCTGCTCTGCTGAAATCGTCTTAATTCCTTTGGCAGGAATGAAAAGCTTGATAATGAAAAGCAGAAGCAAACCAATCAGAATATAATTAGCAATCTCCAAACATGTTCACCGCCTTTATGGGTTTTATCTTAGATAAACAGGTTCACATTGCCGTCTTCTGCATCCGCTAAATAAGCTGCAACACCCGCATACTCAATATTGTCTAAAAGTTCTTTTTCCTGCAGTCCAAGCAGATCCATTGTCATCGTACATGCAACAAGCTCAATGCCCTGTTCCTGCGCCATTTCGATAAGCTGCGGAAGCGGAATCGCATTGTGTTTTTTCATCACATCTTTAATCATCTTAGGACCCATTCCTGCAAAATTCATCTTTGAAAGCCCCATTTTATCTGCGCCTCTTGGCATCATTTTTCCAAACATCTTTTCCATGAAGCCTTTTTTAACGGTAATAGGTTCATCTTTTCGAAGAGCATTTAATCCCCAGAATGTGTGAAAGATAGTTACTTTATGATCGTACGCAGCTGCACCATTTGCAATAATATAAGCAGCCATCGCTTTATCGTAATCACCGCTGAATAATACGATTGTTGTTCTTTTCTTCTCCGTCATTGTTAATCCTCCTTATTAAAGGTAAATTACCTTTACCCCTATGGGTATTTATATTATGAAAAATAAAAGAGGGTGCCAACCCTTTTATTTTTATCTGCTGCGAACTAGCAGATTTACGGCTTCTTTCACAAGTCCTTCTGTATTTTCTCCTTCTTCAGCGGCAGCTCGAACACATTCCACTAAGTTAGAGCTTACAACAACCCCGATTGTACGATCGATGGCTGTTCTGGCAGCTGACAGCTGTGTAATGACATCTTTACAATCTTTTTCTTCTTCCATCATTTTCAAAATACCTCTTAACTGGCCTTCAATCCGCTTAACTCTATTCTTCATTTGATCGTTGTAATCCATCTGAAAATCTCCTTTCTTTATACCGTTTCTCTGTCCGTGCTTTGTTTAGATGAAATCGTACAGCCCGTGACGCGAAAGCATTTATGCTTAAAGCAGGCAAATGCTCTTTGAACCCGGCTTGATGCTGCGACATGGATATTCATATTTGAAATTTCTTTGTATATCTATTCAATTAAAGGAATAGCACTAAGGATTGGGTCCTTATATGACTCGTTATAACTATTTTACTACTATACATAAAGTGAGATAAATCATTTATATTTCCCTCAACAGGACTAATGATATACCCTATATGGTATATTTGTCAAATCGTTTGATTTTTAGTCATGACAGACATTTCTAAACACCCCTCTTTATTACCTCCTGAAGCAGGACATTACTCCAGCTATTCAACAAAGGCTCACCATAATATGCAACAGCGAAACTTTTTGTGTACCTCCAATAGGCTGCTCTACCTTTCATCCAAATTTTACTACATTTAAATATTTGAATATTTTGAAATTTATCTTTATAATAGAAAAAAGGGTAAGGAGATGAGTTCTTATGGAAAAAAAGTATTTGCTTAATCCCCCACAACAACCTGATGTAGAAATCCTGGATTCTTTACTCGCTGAAATGGTGTTAGACAAGGCTCTTATTAATTTCCGTAAAGAGCAAATCCAAAAAGAAATTGATCAGTCGCTACAAGATAAAAACAAAGAAGAATTCCTGCGATTAACTGAGGAATTAAAGAATATTTCCTTAACTGTTGAATAATTTATAAAAATTGAAAGTCTCGGAATTATGTGTGAAGTCTCGGAATTAGTTGAAAGTCTCCGAATAAAGTGTGAAAGTCTCGGAATTATGTGTGGAAGTCTCGGAATTAAGTGTCAAAGTCTCGGAATTAGGTGTAAAAGTCTCGGAATTAGTTGAATGTCTCGGAATTAAGTGTCAAAGTCTCGGAATTAATTGAAAGTCTCGGAATTAAGTGTCAAAGTCTCGGAATTAAGTGTCAAAGTCTCGGAATTAAGTGTCAAAGTCTCGGAATTAGTTGAATGTCTCCGAATAAAGTGTGGAAGTCTCGGAATTAAGTGTCAAAGTCTCGGAATTAGTTGAATGTCTCCGAATAAAGTGTGGAAGTCTCGGAATTAAGTGTCAAAGTCTCGGAATTAGGTGTCAAAGTCTCGGAATTAAGTGTCAAAGTCTCGGAATTAAGTGTCAAAGTCTCGGAATTAAGTGTCAAAGTCTCGGAATTAAGTGTCAAAGTCTCGGAATTAAGTGTCAAAGTCTCGGAATTAAGTGTCAAAGTCTCGGAATTAGTTGAATGTCTCCGAATAAAGTGTGGAAGTCTCGGAATTAAGTGTCAAAGTCTCGGAATTAGGTGTCAAAGTCTCGGAATTAGTTGAATGTCTCGGAATTAAGTGCCAAAGTCTCGGAATTAAGTGTCAAAGTCTCGGAATTAATTGAAAGTCTCGGAATTAAGTGTCAAGGTCTCGGATCAAGATCATAGAAAAAAGGGAAGAGTTAAAAATACTCTTTCCCTTTTTTATTAAAGAACTCATTCTCTTATTCTAAGATGTATTTTAAGTTCTTAAAATTACAGCATAGGATATGGTTTGGGTTTGATAACATAGACAATTCGTTTGATGTAATGAATGTACCTACGTTGTCTCAGCAATAATAATAAAGCTATAGAAAAAAACGGATTATATCAAAAAAACACAAAAACATCCATTATTTGGATGTTTTACTTTTAAAAGTTAATTTTTAATTAGGTTGAATCACTATAATTTTTTCACCAAATATGTATGGTGGAGACGGTGGGAGTCGAACCCACGTCCAGAAACATCGCCACTAAAGCGTCTACGAGTGTAGTTGATATATTCGCAGTTCGCTAACTCTTATGCCTATCAACGGGCGTCGGAGCAGCTAGTCTGATTGGTCTCTTCCTTTATCCCCAGACGGAGGCATCAGGCGTAGCCCACTTAGAGTGAGTCCCTTACCCTACCACATGGGCGATGGAGGGAGGAACCGCTATAGTCTGTTATTAAGCAGCTAAAGCGAAGTTGTTGTTTGATTTGCCAGTTATTATTGGCGTGACGTTTTAACGAGGACGATCCCCTCGACTCGCAACTAAAGCTCGAACTATCCCTGTCGAATCCGTAACGTCCCCATGATAGTAAGATCGGCATGGAAGTTAATCCAGCTTCACTATGGGAAGTCCCTTATAGGGAAACGGAAACGCTCATGAAAGATCAGAGCGGATATGAAATTGTGCTGTTTGTCTTACAAGTTCTATTATATCAGATAGGAATAAGAAATCAATTGTAAGTTATTGTCAATCAAAAGTCCTTCTGACGATCGCGGAAAGCTCGTTCCACTTCGCGTTTCGCTTCTTTTTTCTTCAAGTCTTCACGTTTATCATATTTCTTTTTACCCTTACCTAAGCCAAGCAAAACCTTAGCAAAACCGTTTTTCAGGTAAACTTTCAAGGGAACAAGCGCATAGCCCTCTTCTTTTGTAAGTCCGATCAGCTTGCTGATTTCTTTGCGGTGAAGCAATAGCTTTCTTGTTCTCAGGGGCTCATGATTATAGCGGTTGCCTTGTTCGTATGGCGAGATATGCATGTTATGAAGGAAAACCTCTCCCTGCTGCACTCTTGCGAAAGCGTCCTTTAAGTTAACGCGTCCAGCACGTATGGCTTTAATTTCCGTCCCCTGCAAAACAATGCCTGTTTCATACGTTTCTTCAATCGAATAGTCATGATTTGCTTTTTTATTTTGAGCTACGACTTTTCCAGATCCTTTTGGCATACTGCATCCCCCTTTCTCTCTCTATAGCGATAGGCTATATTTTAACAAAATATGAATGGAAAAGGAAGCCTAGAGAGGCTCCCATCCCAAATGTTTTCTATTTAGCAACTGCAAAGATTACGAATAGAGCTTAACGTTTTTTCTTTTTCACTTTTCGTTTGCTTGCAGGGGCATTTTGAAACGATTTTTTCTTCTTTTTCTTTTTATTCGGATTTTGATTGCTCCAGCCATCATCGACACTGCCGCTTCGCTCTGCAGGTTTCTTTCTTTCATCTGATGATTTTTTTCTGCCTCTGCCCTCTTTCGCACCGCTTCTTTTGCCGCGGTCTCCTTTGATTACTTTAGGAGCATCACTTGGCTGACGGCGTCTTGTCCCTTTCATGCCGACAATTTCGAAATCTACAGCGCGTTCATCTTTGTTTACATTCACAACGCGTACTGTAATCTCATCACCGATGCGGTAGACGTTTCCTGTCCGTTCGCCGATCATCGCATAATTGCGCTCATCATAACGGTAATAGTCGTCGGTCAGATAGCTGACGTGAACAAGACCTTCGATTGTATTAGGAAGCTCAACGAACATTCCAAAGTTTGTTACTGAGCTGATAATCCCGTCATATTCTTCCCCGACTTTATCTAGCATGTATTCTGTTTTCTTAAGGTCATCTGTTTCACGCTCAGCATCAACTGCCCTGCGTTCCATATTCGATGACTGATCTGCTATCATATCCATTTTTTCTGCCCATTTTGTTTTCGTTGCTTCATCCACTTTGCCTTCAATTAAGTAGGTGCGGATTAAGCGATGGACAATTAAATCCGGATAACGGCGGATCGGTGATGTAAAATGAGTGTAGAACTCAGTTGAAAGACCAAAATGCCCCAGACTTTCCGGATCATATTTAGCCTGCTTCATCGATCTCAGCATGACAGTGGAAATGACCATTTCCTCTGGCTGTCCCGCTACATCATCTAAGATATCCTGAAGAGCACGAGGGTGAATCGTGTTTGCCGTTCCTTTTACTGTGTATCCAAAGTTCGTTACAAATTCCAGGAAACGCTGCAGTTTTTCAGCATTTGGCTCTTCATGAATGCGGTAAATAAACGGCACTTTCATCCAATGGAAATGCTCTGCAATCGTTTCGTTTGCAAGCAGCATAAATTCTTCAATCAGACGTTCTGCAACTGTACGTTCACGTATGACAACATCTTTAGGCTTTCCTTCTTTATCAACCAGCACTTTTGCTTCTTTAAAATCAAAGTCAATTGCCCCGCGGGTCATCCTTTTATTGCGGAGAATTTGCGCAAGCTTTTCCATCCTCTGAAACATCGGTACAAGCGATTCATATTTCTCAAGCAATTCTGGTTTTTGATCAACCAGAATTTCCTTTACATCAGAATATGTCATGCGCTCTGTCGTTTTGATTACGCTCTGGAAAATTTCGTGCTTTACGACTTCACCTTGGCTGTTGATTTCCATCTCACAAGAGAGCGTCAGGCGATCCACCTTTGGATTAAGGGAACAAATGCCATTTGATAAACGGTGCGGAATCATCGGAATAACGCGGTCAACTAAATAAACGCTCGTTGCACGCTCTAATGCTTCCTTATCAATTGGGGAGTTCTCTGTCACATAGTGACTGACATCCGCGATATGAACGCCTAATTTGTAATTTCCGTTTTCAAGCTCTGTTACGGTAACTGCATCATCAAGATCTTTTGCATCCGCACCGTCAATTGTGACAATGACTTCATTGCGAAGATCCCTGCGATCCTTGATATCTTCTTCACTGATTGTTTCAGGTACATCATTGGCCTGTTCTAATACCTCTACAGGGAAAGCCTGCGGAAGACCATGCTTATGAATAACAGATAGAATATCAACGCCCGGATCGTTTTTATGCCCAAGAATCGCAATGACTTCTCCTTCTGCACTCATTCTTCCTTCTGGGTATGTTGTCAGGTGAACAACCACTTTGTGTCCTTCAATTGCTCCATTTGAAGCTTTTTTAGGGATGAAAATATCATTTGGAATCTTTTTATCATCGGGGATGACAAAACCAAAGTTTTTACTTTCTGTATAAGTTCCGACAACCTCTTTCAGACCGCGCTCTACAATGCGGATTACTGTGCCTTCCTGTCTGCTCCCGCTCGATTCGGTGCTGACTCTGACCAGG contains these protein-coding regions:
- a CDS encoding sulfurtransferase TusA family protein, yielding MNSLKTDIILDAKGLACPMPIVKTKKAMKDLEAGQVLLVLATDKGSKADIKAWAGSSGHQYIGTIEDGAVMMHYLRKSSSEETIERKYPNVSSNEELEQKLEEGNIVVLDVREEAEYAFHHIPNAISIPLGKLEDCLNELNKEDEIYVVCRTGSRSDFAAQKLAENGFTNVVNVVPGMSEWSGKTESMQ
- a CDS encoding rhodanese-like domain-containing protein; amino-acid sequence: MKQLTAKEAENALDSLNVIDVRKVDEAASGKIPGAANIPLGLLEFRMHELDKSKEYTMVCRSGGRSARAAQFLEGQGFKVINMTGGMLDWDRKTE
- a CDS encoding rhodanese-like domain-containing protein, yielding MEIANYILIGLLLLFIIKLFIPAKGIKTISAEQLKSELKNKNKHLIDVRTPGEFKGNHLKGFTNIPLHQLTQKVNQLSKDQEVIVICQSGMRSQKAGRTLKKLGFKEVTNVKGGLNAWN
- a CDS encoding DsrE/DsrF/DrsH-like family protein, with the translated sequence MTEKKRTTIVLFSGDYDKAMAAYIIANGAAAYDHKVTIFHTFWGLNALRKDEPITVKKGFMEKMFGKMMPRGADKMGLSKMNFAGMGPKMIKDVMKKHNAIPLPQLIEMAQEQGIELVACTMTMDLLGLQEKELLDNIEYAGVAAYLADAEDGNVNLFI
- a CDS encoding metal-sensitive transcriptional regulator; the encoded protein is MDYNDQMKNRVKRIEGQLRGILKMMEEEKDCKDVITQLSAARTAIDRTIGVVVSSNLVECVRAAAEEGENTEGLVKEAVNLLVRSR
- a CDS encoding IDEAL domain-containing protein, translating into MEKKYLLNPPQQPDVEILDSLLAEMVLDKALINFRKEQIQKEIDQSLQDKNKEEFLRLTEELKNISLTVE
- the smpB gene encoding SsrA-binding protein SmpB, which translates into the protein MPKGSGKVVAQNKKANHDYSIEETYETGIVLQGTEIKAIRAGRVNLKDAFARVQQGEVFLHNMHISPYEQGNRYNHEPLRTRKLLLHRKEISKLIGLTKEEGYALVPLKVYLKNGFAKVLLGLGKGKKKYDKREDLKKKEAKREVERAFRDRQKDF
- the rnr gene encoding ribonuclease R is translated as MKIHIDKLHSFMKEEAYKPLTVQELEEAFGIEDSSEFKEFVKALVMMEEQGLIVRTRSNRYGLPERMNLIRGKVSGHAKGFAFVITEDPNQGDVFIPPSELNNAMHGDTVLVRVSTESSGSRQEGTVIRIVERGLKEVVGTYTESKNFGFVIPDDKKIPNDIFIPKKASNGAIEGHKVVVHLTTYPEGRMSAEGEVIAILGHKNDPGVDILSVIHKHGLPQAFPVEVLEQANDVPETISEEDIKDRRDLRNEVIVTIDGADAKDLDDAVTVTELENGNYKLGVHIADVSHYVTENSPIDKEALERATSVYLVDRVIPMIPHRLSNGICSLNPKVDRLTLSCEMEINSQGEVVKHEIFQSVIKTTERMTYSDVKEILVDQKPELLEKYESLVPMFQRMEKLAQILRNKRMTRGAIDFDFKEAKVLVDKEGKPKDVVIRERTVAERLIEEFMLLANETIAEHFHWMKVPFIYRIHEEPNAEKLQRFLEFVTNFGYTVKGTANTIHPRALQDILDDVAGQPEEMVISTVMLRSMKQAKYDPESLGHFGLSTEFYTHFTSPIRRYPDLIVHRLIRTYLIEGKVDEATKTKWAEKMDMIADQSSNMERRAVDAERETDDLKKTEYMLDKVGEEYDGIISSVTNFGMFVELPNTIEGLVHVSYLTDDYYRYDERNYAMIGERTGNVYRIGDEITVRVVNVNKDERAVDFEIVGMKGTRRRQPSDAPKVIKGDRGKRSGAKEGRGRKKSSDERKKPAERSGSVDDGWSNQNPNKKKKKKKSFQNAPASKRKVKKKKR